The window CAACTCTTAAAGTTTGGGGAAACTATTGATGTCATTTAACATTTTGGTGAGACTAGTTTTATATGCACTCCACTTTTGCTCTATCAATATGAATGGAAAGAATGGGGTGGATAAGGCAAAATTTATAGTATTCATTTAGCAATTATATAGGGTTGATAAGAAATCTTAATCTAAATTGTTACCAAGCTGTTGTTATATTGCAAGCGTTTAAGCTGCTCTTGTAACTTACATCAGCCTTGCAGCACCCATGTATTGATGATTATATTGTAAAACATGATCTCTAGCTATACTTGATTAATTGAAAATGTAATTAAGGTGTTACTAAATGCAAATagtaaaagaattaaaaggCCCACTGATCTGGACTTTGGGTTATAACCTTAGATGAGGTTTGATTGGCTTTTGTTGGCCTGCATCTCAATCCAAACAGAGTTGCAACCCTAATTTTAGCTCTTAAAAGTGAGAAAGTACTTCTGAAATACTATCTGAACTGAAGCTTGGAATGTTGGAAAATCATATTTAAGTTTTTGTTGAACACACATAAACTTGCTACATTTGTAGGATTTGTGGAGGTTGaaatttttattggaaaattggataGTTTATGTTGGAACTGTTACAATGTTATCAAGGTGATCGCTTGGGTTGCCTAGGGCATCAAGGGACATGGGTCAAGAAAAGTTGCCTTTTGAAGACCCTGGCAAGGTGGCTTCAAAGAGGCAATGCATAGGCAGTGACTTTAGGATAAGGCCCAAGGCATAAAGGCTGTCACATTTGACCATGGATTGAGATTAAATATActtagattttaatttaattaaatctaaGATTAGATTAAAACAAAGTATAAGATGTATTGGAGAACttgaaaattggtttttaacATGATATCAGAGCCTCATTTGGTGGGAGGTCAAGTGTTCAAGCCTCACCGCTACATGTTTATTTCCCTAATTTATAAAACCTAGATGTAAGCCAAAAAATGGATGCTACACCTGAGGGAGGGTGTTGAAGAGTATGATATGCATTGTGGACCTAAATTCTACAAACTtaagttttaagaaaaattggttgttcaacaaaATGAAACATTATATTATCAATCATAGTGATAATGAGATGGAGattcttattttgctttttatttttatttttggatgttAACATTATAATATGCAGTTGGACAAGATGAATTTCTCCAAATAATATGATTTTCCTTATGATGTACATGTATACTCTTTATCACCTTACTATATTTGGGCTATTGCCttgtttttttgtctttcaCCTTAAGCTAAATGGAGTCCTATTGCCTTCCATCTAAACTGGAAAATGGAAAGGTGATATATGGGAAGTTTGACATGCAATATACCTGAAAATGTGCAAGATAAGTGATTGAATTTTGGAGTCAGATTATGAAGCAACTTGGTGTGGCATATGTAGCCTATTTATAGAGAGGAGAAATATGCTCCAGAACTGTAAAAGCTTGTTACCTTTTTGCAATAGGGCAATTCAGAGGCCAAACCAGGTTCTATTAAAATATGCAATCTACATTACAGTCTCACTCTAAAATCTTGTCTTCCAGCTTGGTCATTGTCATGTTATACTCATGGGCCTTCCCACTATGCCCATGTGTTTTGTTGGGCCTCCCCATTATACCCATGTGTTTTGTTGAACTTCCTAGAGTTCAACAATTGTCAGAACCGGGAACCAAATGTATTTTGTTTCGCTTTGCATTTTAtcattgtattttatttagGAGTTTCTTGGTGTTGACTGGATTGTGTCATGAAGTTGACTTACCTGTTATTCTTTCAATcttttatggtatttttttttttgataggtaaagaaaatttcatatataaaagagaCGCCAAAAAGGCGACTCAAGGaatacaatacctatacacccacctCCAATAAGGcctaaaagaacaaaagaaggCCCAAAAAACAACCCTacttagagcctaaccaatcgataaaattagctatagttagagggcaatcaactataaacaacttagcctCAGATcgaaaagaaagaataaaagaatatttcagtCTCTGTATTGACAACATATCATCTTTGAATGCCAATCTATTTctcgccttccaaaccgtccaaaaaatgtgaagaggagcagctctccacaccttcttgcGTTTTTTGCCCACGAAAGAACCATGTTAGCTTAAaagagtctctctaactgaagaAGGCAACACCTAAGACACCCCAAATAAAGTAAATAGTAAATCCCATAAACCCTTGTTTTTGAATGgtctcctctttctcaagacacataaagCATATATTTTCCAATGCCCATCCTCTTTTTTGGACCATATCCAAGGTTAAGGCTttgccccacgtagcctcccatgcaaagaaacTAATCTTGGGCTGCACATTGACATTCCAAATATAGCTAGAAGGAAACAGAGACGGACAGCCCGCTTCAAGAGCAAAGTAGAGAGACTTGACTGAGAATTTTCCACTCTTTGTTTCAGTCCAAGACACCATATCCTCCACATCCTCAAATACACTTTTACCATGCAGCTGCTCCAAAAATCTTTCCGCCTCCTcttcccaatcattgaaggctCTTGAAAAACAGGGGTTCCAACCCCTTCAATCTTTTATGGTATGTTTAGCTCTCATAAAATTTagaggaaaatgcaagggaaataaaatagagaagaaaaatagaatgaaggaaaaagtaaagaaaaataaaaaataaatttaaaattaataaattatttttatatacttctttaaacttgttttacttattttttttcttctatataaagattaaataatttgataatacacaagtttctaactaattttaattatatttgagtttttttttcttcgtatTTTCCATggtaaaccaaacatgagaaaatctttttcctaaacattttttttcctttctttaaatTGATATTGAATTGTATGTTTAATTTGTTTCTAGTTGTTGCTGTGGTGGAAGGATTCTTCAGAAAATGCTTCCATATCAGCTTTTGAGAACAACGGAAGAGTACATCCTATGTAAAGTCAGAAAAATTGGCAAATTATTAGAGAAAACTGGCAAATTATTAGAGAAAACAAGTTTGTTGTTAGTATACCATACACCTTATTGCATTTTATTGTTATACCATAAACCTTATTGCATTTTATTGGTATACCGTAAACCTTATTGCATTTCATCCTATAATCATAAtaagtttggttattcttttcacCTTTGCGCCTTATGTTTTATTGTTAGACCTATTCCAAAACCAATAGCTCGAAGTTCTGATTCTTATTTTTTACAAGGTCATGATTTGAGTAGAGTACTtgatcaaatttattatttatttttgttatagttattaaaaacttatgatatatgataagatacaaaaatatgatacatttttttAGTAGAACAATACTTATTATTGGTACATATCTTACCTTAATTTGTATCTTATGATAGGGTTATGTATCTTACTTTAATTGTATCTTATGACTGGATGATACATGATTTGATGCCCAATACAACAATATAACAATACAAGCACCTTTGACTAATTTTAGTggtttatgaaaatttatttattttttcttataaaaaatttgcgAGTTCACAAGTAGGGTTGTATGCAGTTTGGCAAAAGCATTTATCATAGTTGTACGCAGTTTGGCAAAAGCGTTTATTGTAATTGCCAAATACCACCCATTTagaggaggaaagaaaaaagggtcCTTCAAAAGGACAGTCCAAGAGTTAATATCTGATTAATCACCTGATTGGTGTATGCTTGATTGATAGGTCCTtaatctttcttccattttagtCCCTGTTGATGTGTATATTTATTGGCTATATCTGAGGGTAGTGAAAGAAAACTTCAGCATGGACTCATTTGCAGTTCGATTGATTCTCCTTTTACTACCTGAAATGACCGCTAATGAACTTCTCATATTTATTACAGGTGTTGTGAAGTCCAACCGATCAATATGGCGACTAAGAACAATCACTGATTTTTTTTGGGCTATTGTGAATTTCATTGGCGTGTTTTTTGCGACAATGTTCTcggtaaatttaaaattttatcaactGGAATTAGCTAAAGAGGTAATTGTTTCTCATATCCTTCATGTTTTCCATGCCATAGATGGAAAAATCAGATGCTTACAGGAAAAGCTCGGGTTCTGGAAAGAAATGGGATGGTGGTGGCCCGGGAGGTCCTGGAAGGGGTCCATATGGTGGTGGTCCGCGTGGTCCACCCCGTGGATTAGACAATGTTCGAGGGATTGACCACAGTAAGctcatttcttctctttttaaatttatgttgcAGGAAGTGTTTTCATTTTtgtgaataaaaattttcttgtgCTAACTTCCAGGTGCTCTACCCGCCTGTGGTTCTTGCTGTGGAGGCTGATTTCCGGACTAATCTCATGCCTATTTGTCATTATCTTAGTGTGTGTCATGGAATGTGTAATTTTCTATATGGATGTGAATAGTGCTGTTGAAAGTCAGAGAACGGGAGGAatggaaacaaaacaaaactgtGATATTCCATAAAAGAGAGGCGAATGCCCTCTATGATATCTCGTTTAATGGATATGGAAAGTATAATGCCTTGGCgacatttagattttaagagATTCATATGGTATGGCATGAGCTGTAGTACAGGTATTTTGTGCTTCAACCAAGCATAAAAATGCTGCAAGCATGCAACCAAGGTGGTTCACCCCAAACAACGAGTGTCTCTATTGAGACATGCAAACCCGCGCCCCGACCTCAGTCTTCATCTTCCTCTgttggtaattttattttgttataacaTTGAGTCAGATAGAGTAAAAAGATCTTATCCCTATCCCTTAAACTTAGGAAAGTGTTCTTGAAAGATCCCTCAATAAACTAGGCGAGTTGAGGTATCTGTGGAGGAGTTCATGATGCTATATTAAAGACATTAAGAATTATGTAGATTATTACTATTATAATAGGACCTTGGTAGTAAAAACATTCAGATTAAGTTCAATGCATAATTCTTTTCGGGTTTAATGAATTTGTTGTTATGTTTAACCTTACTTCGACTACTCTACCACCCGCTCTCCCCCCACCAAAGCGGTTCCCCTGAATCAAGTCTCGAACACACACTATTAAAACCCAACCCTCCACTTGCTACCGTCATTCCACCCTTCATCCACATTTTAATGGAACGGTGGGATCATTTGAATGGTATGGACCATGCTCCTTGAATTAATGGATCGAATTGGCCCATCTTTCTTAAATggcttaatatatttttgaatttatttctccaagcaaaaataatttattttaatgaaaaaatttacattacaaaataaatcttttaCCAAAATGATTTCTAAATTAGTAATTTGCAATGATTTTGAACCCTAGTAAGATGGTATTGGTAATTatggttttatattttaaaaaaaatacaaaatcttAATTACCAATTATGAATTTTTGACGTGGATATCACACAAATCAGAagcattaatttgaaaattatctaGGAGATTTccttggagattttttttttcttttcaaacaaattattttcactcAATGACTCCCTCCAAGTTCCAATGACACTCCTGCCTTTTTTCAATAGGATAGGCTTTGCATACTTAagaggtggtgtttgttttttaattgaatagaaaaagttaaaatatttgatttttttttttgtaatattaactaatataattaaaacaaatttgttatcAATATGTTCAGTTTAATCATACTGGTTGATATTAATAGgttacttttaattgaaaaaaaaactaaatattttaacattttctattcagataaaaaaacaaacaccatatGATTCTAGACAttaaagggagaattatgttttgaggTGAAATGAGCTTCAAAATTGAGCCAAGATCCCTATATAATGCACATTTAAGTCCAAGATccaaataaaatgtaaaaattaagttgaaggatattattTTTCACTAATCCCTAAAATTACCTTAACCCGggcacacatttttttttttttgtatttttctcttcttttttttccttttctatttcttaTTACATGATacccatttataattttttgttttttatttttttttccatctatatttctattttatgtcaaataaaaaacaataatgtttttttttcttttcattttttaggatATTGAATCCttttactcttattataagcaaagataaaatttttgggatttttcatccaaatattttttatcttttagtttaattttcattttcttattttaaatttactttactcttttatttatatttttctcttatttttaattattttctatattttccatattaaccatatttaaaaaattaaagaattgatTATCACTGCACTCTAATTATATATACccttttatcttttcaaattttaatgtttttattttaaaaaatt is drawn from Vitis riparia cultivar Riparia Gloire de Montpellier isolate 1030 chromosome 18, EGFV_Vit.rip_1.0, whole genome shotgun sequence and contains these coding sequences:
- the LOC117907874 gene encoding selenoprotein K isoform X1: MLPYQLLRTTEEYILCVVKSNRSIWRLRTITDFFWAIVNFIGVFFATMFSMEKSDAYRKSSGSGKKWDGGGPGGPGRGPYGGGPRGPPRGLDNVRGIDHSALPACGSCCGG
- the LOC117907874 gene encoding selenoprotein K isoform X2; protein product: MAYVERGVVKSNRSIWRLRTITDFFWAIVNFIGVFFATMFSMEKSDAYRKSSGSGKKWDGGGPGGPGRGPYGGGPRGPPRGLDNVRGIDHSALPACGSCCGG